The following DNA comes from Augochlora pura isolate Apur16 chromosome 6, APUR_v2.2.1, whole genome shotgun sequence.
TTCAATGCTTATTATACTATTAGGAATTAAGAGAATTTTACTTACGACTAAAAAATTTCAGTCAAGTGATGAATAAGAATACTGAAAAAATGACATAAACGTTAAATTTTAAAGCGTTATCCATGAGATCCGTGATATTCCACCATCTTGCGTCACGTGATACTACGAAATCTAGCGTAATCAAATACATTCGCAAGGAATAATATCGCACAGTTCatttgacaataattaaaaaaaaaatgcaaatttcgatcattgatttatttgcgcgttatatattatttataatatagattcgtattaggaattttttatttaaaaactgatttcccaatattttattgtcagTACTTGAAACTGAACATaaatgctataaaatattatttaaatactctgTACACAGGTGGatgcttaaataattataatcttcGAACGTTTAAGTAATCTTAAATACTAcgcatttataaaatgaagttCAACTTACACTTTACactaatttttcaacgaatgtACATTAGGAGTCCTTTCAGCATTTTGCCTAGCAATTTCAGGAAAGAATTGTGAATTATACTTCTGTTTGATAACAGGTTTAGGAGGAGTCTCAGGAGCCACTACTGGTACCGGATCTCCTCTAATTTTAGCCAACAATGCCTCTGTTCTTAATTTCTCACTCTGTTCTCTCAACAATCGTTCTGctcttaatttttcaacatCTATACTTGGTCTTTCTCGAATTACTACTTTATCATGGTGCTTATCTTTTTTATGCTTTCTAgattttttatgtttatgtTTCTTTGATGATCTACTTCTATGATCTGAATCACTATCTTCTAATTCTTCTTTTACCCTTTTTATAGGAACTGGGTCTGTTTTCACTGACTTTACTGAAGAACCAGCTCCcataatattcaaatacttTCTAATATCGTGTATTGGATCATCCAAGGCTTTCTTTTTTGGCTGTACTTCTATATCCTTTTCGCTATCTGGAACTACTTTAGGTAACTCCTCGTACCAATTTCTTTTACCTGTTGCCTCATTAGTATCTTGTCCAAGATAAGTAAGGTAGCCAATCTgcttttcgtatttttctttctcctctttcttctctttctcatGTTCTGCATTAGGTTTATTATAGTCAAGTTTTCCTTCTTCGAGATCAGCAAAGAAGTTAATATGTTCCAATTTGGAAGTAGATGCTTCTTCAAGTTTAGATGAGTCTTCTCGTCCATCGTATTTCGATCTGGCTACTTGTCttagaaaattaatctttGCTTCAGTTTCCtagaacaaatgaaaaatgagtaaagtagaaataataattgtattttatcttaACGCTGATATGTGCTTACAGCTTTTTGAGCTCTTTCTTGTTTgattctttcttcttctgcAGCTTGTGCTTCATCTTTACGCACACgagcaatattttcttttgtacgGACATGCCAcctaataaacataatttttgtgaaatatagCATTTCAAagcaatacaatataaacatttatacagATAATTTAATCTTACCTTTTCTTCGGAAgaatattcatgtttgggaAAGTGTAAGTTACTCCTTCTGACGGATGTCAATTTCTTATTGGAAGATGTATTAGGTTAAGTAACTACAATCTTTCTACGCTAATTTACAGAAAACGCTTgaagattgaaaaatatattatttatatgtatgtaatttaatgaaatacaatCGTATCGTTTGTATGGAACATTCTCTGCGCATTCCGTTCGTACATTATAACCTTGACAAGTGTTGGTTATTTTGTGTAGTGGCAGCCATTTGTAACACAGTTGCTAACGCTTCAAAACAGAGCGGCTAAGTTTCAGCACGCTTTATCAGATTTCTgagatattttcatatttatcctTTGTTCGTGTAAGTAATAACAGTTCatacttcgaataaaaattaaacatgtaATTTTGCATTAACAAGATActtaatttcgataaaaacatGATGATTTGAACACCTAACCTTTACTctaatcatatattataattgtacattGTAGTAATGTTAAAGCAACATCTCTTTGATTGATTATTTCagtgcaaaattaatttctttttatgcggttgtactataaaattaatgaaattattttttacagaatatcaaataaatctcCATGATGGCTGCGACAATGCCAATAAATCCAAAACCATTCTTGAATGGTTTGACTGGAAAACCAGTGATGGTAAAACTAAAATGGGGTCATGAATACAAAGGTTACCTTGTATCTGTTGATGGATATATGAATTTGCAATTAGCCAACACTGAGGAACACATAGATGGAAATTGTACTGGAAATCTTGGCGAAGTTTTAATCAGGTGTAATAACGTTATGTATATACGAGGtgtggaagaagaagatgaagaaggaGAAATGAAAGATTAATCTGTACTTATAACTCAATTTaggttaatatattttattcttaagtTAAGAtgacaatgaaataaaagtacaatGTTTTTCTAGATTTGTCAGAATTTGTTTTGTTGATGCTATACTTGAATTAGACTTAAATACGTTTTGGAACATTAGTTACAATAGGTTTTGGTCTTgttctaaaaatgattttctttttcacaATAGCTTTTACAATATACTCAGTTTTCACCTCGGATTCGTCTGTCTCTATATCGGTTCCATTAGGTTCTTTACATAAAACAGCAAATGGTTTTTGAAGCGCAACTTCTTTACCATGTAATACGTGAACaccaattattaatatcggtGTACCAGTATTTGTATAGTGAAGATCTCCGATATATTTGTTCGTAGTATTTGgcgaatcgaattttaaatcGCCTTGTAATTCAACGATTCCCCATTCTTCAAGTTCGCCCTctctgtaaaattataattaacttacATATTATTCGATAAGTGAATAGCGTTTTAtcatcataataaatatagaagaacCTTTTAATTGGTATTATCATCTTGCTGGTTTTGGCGGCAAGCGATATTCTGAAAGACAAACTTAAGTCGAATACACAATGGAAATTTGTATCTGTATCTATTCGTCGCCAGAGGACTCTAGCTGCAGCAACTTTCTTATTAGTAGTTTAGGTAACACAGTATAGTAGATTCTACTCCCGCACACCTCCAGGCCGCAGCACGATCCGTTAGCGAagattaatatagaaattttctttacacccATTGTCTGTCGATTCAGTATTGAGACAGGCTCTACTGTGGATTGGATGCGTAGTGAAATGGTGGGGATGCGTGTGGCAGTTTAAAGAGTGAGAAAAGCGTGCAGAATCGGTCCTACTATTGCATATGTTCATGaaggattttttaaaagtaaacaCAAAtgatatattgaaaatttttcttataattatttatataaatatctcgaattttaatcattataatttaatacaattattttatttatagctaTGCGATTTAAGGAAGTAAACAATCAAATAATTTGGATCATGCAATAATATCtagcaataaaatacaagataaCATTCaatatctgtattttatatataattttacttgcatgtcaaataatacataaatccAAAAATGTCTTTTAAGTGAtactgatttataaaaaattctttaacgACATCGCAAGTACAGTGTTAGAAACGCAATTTATATAGCTGTATGTATAGCAGTTTATAATTGGAATAGTATTCATgtgatattctttttttatttacttacatTTATACCTATGTGCATTTTATATGTTACTGTAGATGTAGAAAgcatatatagtatatttttcttcaaatatgAAAACAAGTTCATGGGGTTGTTACATTGGTCCTGTGCttttatacataaaagtgCAGAGGAACAAtcctttttgtttaaaatgaaCACCCCCATTTCCATCTAGCAATTCTAggtagattattttatatgagaGAGTGTCGTATACCGGACACACGTTCTCTTCGTCCGTAACACGTATATTCGTATATGCATACGCGAGTATGTTTGTAAGTGAGCGATGTTACAATACAAACCCGCATATCATGTATAAGAATGTTCATATCTACCAGTTAGATCCTATCAGGATTTGTATGTTTTTTGTCATTACTATAAACATTtgatctaaatatattattatacgacATAGATGTTAAAGGAATCGGTTTCAAAGAATTAGCTGCTGATTGTCATTTAGAGGACTACATAGGGCCTTCTATCAAACTAATTTTcattgtgaaataataaatgctgCGCCCCAGACACATAAGTGTCGCTAAAAATGCAcctaaaatggaaataaatttgtctagagttattcaaaaatttttacattagaaTTACTGGATGGTACTTGCCGACATAAACCACATAAATTCCACCATGAGTTTTCACATACATATAGGTTCCAACCtggagaaaaaaataacagcAATTAGTTCTAATTTAGAGTACAAATTAGGTattcatttgttaattatacttGTCTGTTGAGTACTTACAGTCACAGCTATCGCAAATATTAAGGCTATGATtccaacaattaaaaatgcaatagCTCGACTTCTAGCAAAATCTGGACCAACGGAAGATATTTTTCGACAATGTGGACACCGAGCCAAGGCATTGTTTAACGTGTTAAACTAAGGGGCAGagtattcattaaaattcaaatagatGTCAGATTTGCATAAGCTACTTACCAAGAATGTATCATGACAGTGAGCACAGCATACTCTACACATTCCAGGCAAACATAAAACAGGTGGTGTAATTGGACTTGGAGCGAGATTAATAATACGTTTACAATTTGGTCTTGGACATGCAATACGTTGTGAGGAGCTTTTACatattaacaaacaattaCACGGACAACGAACATATTTCTTTCCCGGTGGTGCGTTTCTTATGGgctacaaaaaataaataacatggTTAGTTTTTGTATGTAGATTTGTAGcactatgaaaattattcttaaaccTACTGTAGCCTCGTTGCATCGACTACATTTGACAACATGTTGTTCTCTTTTACCAGATATATCTATCATAGCTTGACAAACTCTACATGTAACCATAGGCATGGCACCTTCACATAATGATTCATAGGGTGGAGGTAATTCATTGGGACCGATTGGGCCAACCGTAGTATTAACCGTCACTAGGCTTTCATCTGCAAGATATTATAAACAAGCAATTGGATTAAACGATTTAGTCAATACAAGCCGAGAGAGAAACGATTATTTACCTAAGAATTCAGAACTATGTGAACTGTAATTGTCATGTTCCCTTTTTAATAACGGCTGTCGCTCGCCCTCCTTGCCCTCTACCATGTTGAGCCGTTAATCGcccaacaatttatttaaagtagtGTTTGACAGTACTCCCGGTGCACCGATGACAAGGAtgacaaaatacaaatttttctgaCACCCTCCGCGGCTTTGTCTGTTTCTAGAGCAGCAACCGTTTCACTAAACGGATACAAGCTGCATTAAGATACCGGCGACCTCCGACAGATTAGTTTAGGAATTCTGCGGATGCTCTGTCGTTCTCTCACGTTGGCTGCACTGTTATTCAATAGATTTGTGATGTTTCTGGCGTGATCGTATTTTGAGATTATCCTTTTACACTTTTTTCATACCAGACGGCACAAACAATGATTGCGTTCAATTGgtgacgatatcgtaaaaatcaacaatttttaatgcaaatcCGTGTAATCTGTCCAGAGGACATAGTACCAGCCTTGATCAATCGCTGTCCCGACACACTTCAAAGCAATTCGATCGTTTTTGCTCGGCACGGGTGTATATTTCACAAAGCTTTCGAACGAATGAATCACTGTCACTGGTTTGTTTTCACGAACTGGATCAATGAGTAATTAGAAGAGCTACTGATATTGTGTGTGCTTCTTTTACTCTTTATGTTAGTATCTGTCCGAGTGTAATTTAAGCTGACAAAtctaaatttttgaaacatgTGTGAATCGTATGTTTTAACCtaaatttgtacaaatatcTTGCAAAAGCAGAAACAGgaatttgatatatttgtcGCTAATGACTGTATAAATATCCAACATGGAGAAAATAACACACTTGTGG
Coding sequences within:
- the LOC144470764 gene encoding leukocyte receptor cluster member 1 homolog; its protein translation is MNILPKKRWHVRTKENIARVRKDEAQAAEEERIKQERAQKAETEAKINFLRQVARSKYDGREDSSKLEEASTSKLEHINFFADLEEGKLDYNKPNAEHEKEKKEEKEKYEKQIGYLTYLGQDTNEATGKRNWYEELPKVVPDSEKDIEVQPKKKALDDPIHDIRKYLNIMGAGSSVKSVKTDPVPIKRVKEELEDSDSDHRSRSSKKHKHKKSRKHKKDKHHDKVVIRERPSIDVEKLRAERLLREQSEKLRTEALLAKIRGDPVPVVAPETPPKPVIKQKYNSQFFPEIARQNAERTPNVHSLKN
- the Smf gene encoding small ribonucleoprotein particle protein SmF yields the protein MMAATMPINPKPFLNGLTGKPVMVKLKWGHEYKGYLVSVDGYMNLQLANTEEHIDGNCTGNLGEVLIRCNNVMYIRGVEEEDEEGEMKD
- the LOC144470765 gene encoding chromosome transmission fidelity protein 8 homolog → MIIPIKREGELEEWGIVELQGDLKFDSPNTTNKYIGDLHYTNTGTPILIIGVHVLHGKEVALQKPFAVLCKEPNGTDIETDESEVKTEYIVKAIVKKKIIFRTRPKPIVTNVPKRI
- the LOC144471866 gene encoding type 1 phosphatidylinositol 4,5-bisphosphate 4-phosphatase, coding for MVEGKEGERQPLLKREHDNYSSHSSEFLDESLVTVNTTVGPIGPNELPPPYESLCEGAMPMVTCRVCQAMIDISGKREQHVVKCSRCNEATPIRNAPPGKKYVRCPCNCLLICKSSSQRIACPRPNCKRIINLAPSPITPPVLCLPGMCRVCCAHCHDTFLFNTLNNALARCPHCRKISSVGPDFARSRAIAFLIVGIIALIFAIAVTVGTYMYVKTHGGIYVVYVGAFLATLMCLGRSIYYFTMKISLIEGPM